The following nucleotide sequence is from Deltaproteobacteria bacterium.
TGGACGGAAACCGTTCCAAGGCTCGTTCCAGAGTCGCAAGCGCATCTTTGACTCGCTGAGAACGAAAATAGAGTTCGGCTAGGGTCTCGTGGGTCTGAACATCGTCGGGATCGGCCTCGATCGCCTTGAGCAGGCAGGATTCGGCCTTGTCCATGGAACCCGTTTCCAAACAAGCCCTGCCCAGGAGCTTCAGCGCTTTGGGGTTGTTCGGCTCGAGTTCGGCGGCTCGTCTCAACGTCGGCAGGGCCTGGTCCCATTTGGCCGAGCCCAGGAGGAATTCGCCTTTCAGACAGAGGGCGGCGCCTGTCTCGCCGTATCGAGACACATAGGCGGAAAGCAGGGCGTCCGCGTGTTTGACGTTCCCGGCCCTGAAGTAGAAAAGAGCCCCCTGGCTGAGAATCTGCCGTGGATCGGCTTCTCTGGGGACGTATTTTTCCCGAACGATCCGGACGTACCGGTTCCATGCCTCCTGCTGAAGATGAGCCCGTTCCAGGATTTGCGCGGCCTTCCGGGAGGTTGATCGATTCTTCTCGAGCCAATCCTCCCGGAGTACAAGCACTTGTTGATTCATTTGCAGCAAAATCTCCAGTCGGGAAGAGATGGTATCCTCATGGGCCTCTGATGTCGTAACTTGCTGAAACAGAGATTGGGCGACTGCCGGCAACTTCTGTTTCCACATCATGTGCGCCAGCTTGTGGAGATGCTCCCGGGATTCTCCCTCCCAACCGGTTTCGGCTGCCGCAAGGAGCCTGAGACGCTGCAAGGCTTCATCCAGTGCGCGTAGCAGCTCGGGACCTTTGTTGCGGGCCACCTCTGAAAACGTGAACGCCGCGTCCATGTCTCGACGGAATAGTCTCGCCATCTCCGCGGGCGGGGTCCGTATGGTCCATCTCAGCAAGGTGGCTGAAGTCCCGGCAAGCAGAAACAGGGATGGAGCCCAACCGGGTAGGTTCTGACAGATATGGTCCAGAGATTGGACGGCCTTGGGGCTGATTGAAAACCTGCTCCCGACTTTCGAAGGCTTGATCTTGCTACAAAGCTGCATCAACCGTTTAAGTGTCCGATTATGCCGTTCCAAGGATTCGATCATGGAAGCTAGGGCGTTCGACCGGTCCAACGCCCTAGCGGGCTCTAGCCACCAGGGCTCTTGAATCCGTTTTTCGGGCCGAATGCAGAACGAGTTCAGAGCGTCTTTGAGCCGCATCGGCTGGTAGCCTTTGAGTGAGATGCCGCTCTCCGAGGCGTTGATGAACCGCCGCCGGTTCGTCGAGGCCTCCAGCTCGAAGACCTGAGCGAAGCCCAGGAACTGGGTAACCGTCTTGACTTCCCTGCCCCACACGTCCCGCACCGCTACGATGGTCTCTTCAGGCAAGCTTTTGTACGACCATGTGTCCTGACCTGCCGCATGCGTCTTGTCCTCCGAGAACGCGAGATCCTGACCCATAAGAACGATGGGGTCACAACCCATGGAAAGAGCCAGGTGCAGGGATAGGAGGGCTACGGTGGTGACCGGTTTCAGGTATCCCTCGTCTCCGATGGCCGGAGACGACCACAGCACGTCCTGGCGGCTCCTGAGATGAAAAAAGATAGGACCCGGAAATTGATTGAGGATATCGCAATTCACCACCGGAGGGCATACCAGGGACACATGGGGAGGAACGGGAACGCCTTCAAATTTCTTAAGATTAAGTTCGAGAGGGTCGATACATGTAACGAAGTGGGGAGTGATTCCCATGGCCAGGGTGAGCCTGAGCGCGCTGTCGGAGCAGATGATCAGAACCCGGTCTTCATAACCCCGCAGGTGAAACAGGTTGTGTTCCAGGCTGGGACCGCCTCCGATGAGTACGGCGGGAATCCCCTTGAATTGGCCGAAGAGTCTGCCGGCGCCCTGATTCGTGATCCTGTGAGGGAGGTTTCGTATACTGTTCGCAGTGGTGAGAAGACCTCGAAGTTCGACAAATTTTGCCGATCCGGTGACGTGGTAGATCAGGTTTTGTATTTTCTGCCGCAATGACTGGTAAAGAGCCGGTTGGGATTCCATATACACCGAGCGAAAAGCGGCGTGGACCCGCACCACTACGTCGTTTTGCAGTTTGTCGAACGTCTCTTCCAGTTCTTCGTTATTCCGTATCCAGTAAATCTTCGGATGGTTGAGCAGTGGGGAGAGATCGGTATGGCGGAAGGCGGCCTTAAGGATACGCAGGTCGAATTCAAGTATGATAAAAGGGTGGTTCGGATCCATGCGCCGGGCGAACATGTTCGCCAGAAAACCCAGGCCGAAGCCGAGCATTACCGTTGCGGTGTCTTCCCCCTTTTGGGAAGGGGTATCCTTCAGCTGGGACTCGAAATCCGGTACTTCACCCAGGTATAGGGTTTTGGTCTTTCCGCCGGGAATGGATATGCGGAGATTCGGATATCCGGAATCGGTCCAAAACAGCATGCCTTCCGGCAAGTCGGGGGCTCCGAGGATTTCTTCCGCCAGTTGGGGCCGACTCCTCGCAAGGAGGTGGAGATTCTGCTCGAGTCGATTCGTGTCTTCCATGATTCGAGACTTGCTTTCGTGTCCGGCTTAAACCTGTTATTACGGGACCAAGACACCGAATGGGCGTCGGTCCGACGGAAAACAGAACGGATTCAGCAACGGTTTTGTGATAGCATATACTAGGAAGTTGCTCTTCACGACGGAGAGCAGGGGTGTTTATAGCTCTCGACGGTCGTTTTATCGAGCTGATGAAGCTAGGTATAGCATAGTTTGAGGACCCGCTCAAGGCGGTTGGAAGATCGAAGGTCCGTAGCAACCGTAGTGGAAGACACGTCTTTAAATCTCCTCCGGGCGTCAAAATTGTGACTAACGCCGGGATGATGCCGTTAACAAGGGGTGCGCCTCCGGTCCGGGAGGGACTTTTGATTGC
It contains:
- a CDS encoding DUF115 domain-containing protein; translation: MEDTNRLEQNLHLLARSRPQLAEEILGAPDLPEGMLFWTDSGYPNLRISIPGGKTKTLYLGEVPDFESQLKDTPSQKGEDTATVMLGFGLGFLANMFARRMDPNHPFIILEFDLRILKAAFRHTDLSPLLNHPKIYWIRNNEELEETFDKLQNDVVVRVHAAFRSVYMESQPALYQSLRQKIQNLIYHVTGSAKFVELRGLLTTANSIRNLPHRITNQGAGRLFGQFKGIPAVLIGGGPSLEHNLFHLRGYEDRVLIICSDSALRLTLAMGITPHFVTCIDPLELNLKKFEGVPVPPHVSLVCPPVVNCDILNQFPGPIFFHLRSRQDVLWSSPAIGDEGYLKPVTTVALLSLHLALSMGCDPIVLMGQDLAFSEDKTHAAGQDTWSYKSLPEETIVAVRDVWGREVKTVTQFLGFAQVFELEASTNRRRFINASESGISLKGYQPMRLKDALNSFCIRPEKRIQEPWWLEPARALDRSNALASMIESLERHNRTLKRLMQLCSKIKPSKVGSRFSISPKAVQSLDHICQNLPGWAPSLFLLAGTSATLLRWTIRTPPAEMARLFRRDMDAAFTFSEVARNKGPELLRALDEALQRLRLLAAAETGWEGESREHLHKLAHMMWKQKLPAVAQSLFQQVTTSEAHEDTISSRLEILLQMNQQVLVLREDWLEKNRSTSRKAAQILERAHLQQEAWNRYVRIVREKYVPREADPRQILSQGALFYFRAGNVKHADALLSAYVSRYGETGAALCLKGEFLLGSAKWDQALPTLRRAAELEPNNPKALKLLGRACLETGSMDKAESCLLKAIEADPDDVQTHETLAELYFRSQRVKDALATLERALERFPSSFFLREKLDMVRGVRSPDLEPTSS